The following proteins are encoded in a genomic region of Acidobacteriota bacterium:
- a CDS encoding TonB-dependent receptor, with the protein MCRLRGVVCFLLLLMSSCLVWAQESNSAAVSGVVKDPTGAVVANASIVAKNTATNSIRSTKSNGEGFYALAGLPPGEYEISVKAPDFSPRANKLTVEVGQRITWDVALRVGPATAQVEVTSAAVALDTTSSVVDAVVDSNAIENLPLNGRNYLELALLIPGNSPAPNFDPTKTNTVQISSAGQLGRGGNVTVDGADNNDDVVGGALHNVPQDAVREFQMATNRFSAELGRSGSSVINVVTKSGSNQLHGSASIYERDAVLQGLPATLDRTLGQDPSFSRQQYSGTLGGPIVRDRAWWFAGFEYRKQDGVLLVGERNLATNTIDRVFADAPVTDLMFTPRADWQVSDQDNLSFRYSLERVDAVDASSLVRTIGSASERQDGRNDYQAFAANWTRVITTSLLNRASFSVNNFVNHTDPVTPGPQLTFPSVQDGASFRVPQATWQNRLQFSDSLAWTVGRHSLRFGAEVQRVDAAFDLRVFQSGRIELVEDFASQDRNGDGVINDLDLLFAVTLRSAFPDRPLLLPDADNNFMAFFVQDDWRIHPQLTLNLGLRYELDTDVKNISRVNELNPIILPFLHGTRGKDTNNWGPRIGFNWSTKDARFSIHGGYGIYYDRITLEISSLERGLDGRALPIVVRAGNVFFLNPDGTFAPGAPTTADPFTGFPLPGAGAAGINIIDNRMQSPAVQQFNLGFEKALGAYFVAQADFIHNLGTHFIIGRPIGTVFNPVVGGPDVVKNLESSVNTHYDALLLSVRKQLSHRYQFRASYTFSKAFNYENDDQIPFGNGPIEPNNLRREYGPTPNDQRHRFVFSGTAELPYGFRLSPIWTMASGVPMDILLPDASGRVPEFRRNAGGTVFHSAAELNAAITIANAGRAPGDQLPLVSSDAKFNDSFHSFDMRLAKTFKVRERVSIEGIAEVFNLFNVTNILGVSNQNYSGFNNVLGPSFGRPVTTAGGVLGSGGPRAFQLGARLSF; encoded by the coding sequence ATGTGCCGTTTGCGTGGAGTCGTCTGCTTCCTGTTGTTGCTGATGTCTTCATGCCTGGTTTGGGCGCAAGAGTCAAACTCCGCGGCCGTGAGTGGCGTGGTGAAAGATCCCACCGGCGCGGTGGTGGCGAATGCCTCCATCGTGGCGAAGAACACCGCCACAAATTCGATCCGCAGCACGAAAAGCAACGGGGAAGGGTTCTATGCGCTCGCCGGCCTGCCGCCGGGAGAGTACGAGATCTCGGTAAAGGCGCCCGACTTTTCGCCGCGGGCCAACAAACTGACGGTCGAGGTGGGTCAGCGCATCACTTGGGACGTGGCGCTGCGCGTCGGTCCTGCTACGGCGCAGGTGGAAGTCACCAGCGCGGCCGTGGCGCTGGATACGACCAGCTCCGTGGTGGACGCGGTGGTGGACAGCAACGCCATCGAAAACCTTCCCTTGAATGGCAGGAATTACCTCGAACTCGCGCTCTTGATCCCGGGTAACTCGCCGGCACCGAATTTCGACCCCACGAAGACGAACACGGTGCAGATATCCTCGGCGGGCCAGCTCGGCCGGGGCGGCAATGTGACGGTGGATGGAGCCGACAATAACGACGACGTTGTCGGCGGTGCTCTGCATAACGTTCCCCAGGATGCGGTCCGCGAATTCCAGATGGCGACCAACCGTTTCTCGGCGGAGCTGGGGCGCTCAGGATCGTCGGTGATCAACGTGGTGACAAAATCGGGCAGCAACCAACTGCACGGCTCCGCCTCCATTTATGAGCGAGATGCGGTGCTGCAAGGCTTGCCGGCGACCCTTGATCGCACCCTCGGTCAAGACCCATCGTTCAGCCGGCAGCAGTATTCAGGCACGCTGGGCGGGCCTATCGTGCGCGACCGCGCCTGGTGGTTCGCGGGGTTCGAATATCGCAAGCAAGATGGTGTGCTATTGGTCGGCGAGCGCAACCTGGCGACGAACACCATCGACCGCGTTTTTGCCGACGCGCCGGTCACGGACCTGATGTTCACGCCGCGCGCCGATTGGCAGGTCAGCGATCAAGACAATCTGAGCTTTCGCTACTCGCTCGAGCGCGTGGATGCCGTGGATGCCAGCAGCCTGGTCCGCACCATCGGATCGGCCTCGGAGCGACAGGACGGGCGCAACGACTACCAGGCGTTCGCCGCGAATTGGACTCGCGTGATCACCACCTCATTGCTGAACCGCGCCAGCTTCAGCGTGAACAACTTCGTGAACCACACCGACCCGGTCACGCCCGGACCGCAGCTCACGTTTCCGAGTGTGCAGGATGGCGCTTCGTTCCGCGTGCCGCAGGCGACGTGGCAAAACCGTTTGCAATTCTCCGACTCCCTCGCATGGACCGTGGGCCGGCATAGCTTGCGCTTCGGCGCCGAGGTTCAGCGCGTCGACGCCGCCTTCGACCTGCGCGTCTTCCAGAGCGGTCGCATCGAGCTGGTGGAGGATTTTGCGTCGCAGGACCGTAACGGTGATGGCGTGATCAACGACCTTGATCTGCTGTTCGCGGTCACGCTGCGCAGCGCTTTCCCCGACCGTCCGTTGCTGCTGCCCGACGCCGACAACAACTTCATGGCGTTCTTCGTGCAGGATGACTGGCGGATCCATCCGCAGCTCACCCTGAACCTCGGCTTGCGTTACGAGCTCGATACCGACGTGAAGAACATCAGCCGGGTGAACGAGCTGAATCCGATCATCCTGCCCTTCCTGCACGGCACTCGCGGCAAAGACACGAACAACTGGGGTCCTCGCATCGGCTTCAACTGGTCGACGAAAGACGCGCGTTTCAGCATCCATGGTGGCTACGGGATCTACTACGACCGCATCACACTGGAGATCAGCTCGCTCGAGCGTGGGCTTGACGGGCGTGCTTTGCCCATCGTGGTTCGCGCCGGGAACGTGTTCTTCCTCAACCCTGACGGAACCTTCGCGCCCGGCGCGCCGACGACTGCGGATCCATTCACCGGCTTTCCCTTGCCGGGCGCGGGCGCAGCGGGGATCAACATCATCGACAACCGCATGCAGAGTCCGGCGGTGCAGCAGTTCAATCTCGGCTTCGAGAAAGCCCTGGGCGCCTATTTTGTCGCGCAGGCGGACTTCATCCACAACCTGGGAACGCATTTCATCATCGGCAGACCGATCGGCACAGTCTTCAATCCGGTGGTTGGCGGTCCCGACGTGGTCAAGAACCTCGAATCCAGCGTGAACACGCACTACGACGCGCTGCTGCTCAGCGTTCGGAAGCAGCTCTCGCATCGCTACCAGTTCCGTGCCTCCTACACCTTCTCCAAGGCTTTCAATTACGAAAACGATGACCAGATCCCGTTTGGGAATGGCCCCATCGAACCGAACAACCTGCGTCGCGAATACGGTCCGACGCCGAACGATCAACGCCACCGCTTCGTCTTCTCCGGCACGGCTGAGCTGCCTTACGGGTTCCGGCTGTCTCCCATCTGGACGATGGCTTCCGGAGTGCCGATGGATATCCTGCTACCCGATGCGAGCGGCCGCGTGCCGGAATTCAGGCGCAACGCGGGCGGCACGGTCTTCCATTCGGCAGCAGAACTGAATGCGGCCATCACCATCGCCAACGCGGGCAGGGCACCGGGCGACCAGCTTCCGCTGGTGAGCTCCGACGCCAAGTTCAACGACAGCTTCCATTCCTTCGACATGCGCCTGGCGAAGACCTTCAAAGTGCGGGAGCGTGTCTCCATCGAGGGGATCGCCGAGGTCTTCAACCTGTTCAACGTGACGAACATCCTGGGCGTGTCGAACCAGAATTATTCCGGGTTCAATAATGTTCTGGGGCCTTCATTCGGGCGGCCAGTCACGACGGCGGGCGGAGTGCTCGGTTCCGGTGGGCCTCGCGCCTTCCAGCTCGGAGCAAGGTTGTCGTTCTGA
- a CDS encoding glycoside hydrolase family 5 protein has protein sequence MISQAGAQFAHTGHQKIVDAAGKPLFIRATNLGNWLVPEGYMWRLEGGPQSPSEIHALVLELLGPEGSASFWQRYRENYITREDIAFLHRAGFNAIRVPLHYNLFESDDAEGFKLLDRLVAWSRAEGLYVILDLHAAPGGQTGANIDDSAGYPWLYQSPQAQQHLIAVWRRLAKHYRNEPAVLGYDLLNEPIPTFPKLRALDAFLEPLYKRLSRAIREVDPRHILFLGGAQWDSDFSVFGKPFDANVVYTFHKYWTAPDASVIRPYLDFRERYDVPIWMGESGENTDEWIAQFEKTLSKNNIGWAFWPYKKLEKSSAIVSIFPPADWGKIVEFAKLPRGTAHVEARLKARPDQETITRTFAELLENVRLQKCRVNEGYLKALGMKADMAPAPPATDRPH, from the coding sequence ATGATCTCCCAGGCCGGCGCACAATTCGCGCACACCGGCCACCAGAAGATCGTCGACGCCGCCGGCAAGCCGCTCTTTATTCGTGCCACGAATCTGGGCAATTGGCTGGTGCCGGAAGGCTACATGTGGCGGCTCGAAGGCGGCCCGCAATCTCCGAGTGAGATCCACGCCTTGGTATTGGAGCTGCTTGGACCCGAAGGCTCGGCCTCATTCTGGCAGCGCTACCGCGAGAACTACATCACGCGGGAGGACATCGCGTTCCTGCATCGCGCCGGCTTCAACGCCATCCGCGTTCCTTTGCACTACAACCTTTTTGAGAGCGACGACGCGGAAGGATTCAAGCTCCTCGACCGCTTGGTCGCCTGGAGCCGCGCCGAAGGTTTATACGTGATCCTCGATCTGCATGCCGCGCCCGGCGGACAAACCGGCGCGAACATCGATGACAGCGCGGGATATCCCTGGCTGTACCAGAGTCCGCAAGCGCAACAGCATCTCATCGCCGTCTGGCGACGGTTGGCGAAGCACTATCGCAACGAACCCGCCGTGCTCGGTTATGACCTCTTGAATGAGCCCATCCCGACTTTTCCCAAGCTCAGAGCCTTGGACGCTTTCCTCGAGCCGCTCTACAAGCGGTTGTCCCGCGCGATCCGCGAGGTTGATCCGCGCCATATCCTCTTCCTCGGTGGCGCGCAGTGGGACAGTGACTTCTCCGTCTTCGGCAAACCCTTCGACGCGAACGTCGTATATACGTTCCACAAATACTGGACGGCGCCGGATGCAAGCGTCATCCGGCCATACCTCGACTTCCGCGAGCGCTACGATGTGCCGATCTGGATGGGCGAGTCCGGCGAGAATACGGATGAGTGGATCGCGCAATTCGAGAAAACGCTTTCAAAAAATAACATCGGATGGGCTTTCTGGCCTTACAAAAAGCTGGAAAAGTCGTCAGCCATCGTCAGCATCTTCCCCCCAGCCGATTGGGGCAAGATCGTGGAGTTCGCCAAACTTCCGCGCGGCACGGCACACGTGGAAGCTCGGTTGAAGGCCCGGCCTGATCAGGAAACCATCACCCGTACCTTCGCCGAGCTGCTGGAAAATGTCCGGCTGCAAAAGTGTCGCGTCAATGAGGGCTATCTGAAAGCGCTCGGGATGAAGGCTGATATGGCGCCCGCTCCTCCCGCGACAGACCGCCCTCACTAG
- a CDS encoding amino acid permease, which yields MKRELGLASATAIIAGQTIAVGIFLTPAGMAKALASPFWLLMVWLVMGVMTLCGALSYSVLACRYPETGGSFVYLKRAYGARVGFLYGWMCLAVMDPGLCAALAMGLASYLAYLTPLSAFAQKMVAIGTVLAIAGLNVIGTRVSAALLNAVTWVKIAILLLLPLWAFVTHAGDINNFLPFIAQRAGGAPLAGALAGALIGAFFSFGGWWEVSRVAGEVRDPGKTLPKALLGGVLLVLTIYIAISAVFIYLVPIGAVGDGQAFVAQMGTKLFGVRGGKLLAAIVALSIVSSLAAFMMAVPRVYFAMAKEGGFVPQIAEVSPRFGTPARAIALQAALASVLILAGNFEQIIAYFIFTAVLFLGLTVTTVFGLHRRGELVKGFAQPYAAAGFTAFVVLLLVLLAAGRPRESLAGLVVTAVGALLFRARPAVAPVAPVK from the coding sequence TTGAAACGCGAGCTCGGACTCGCGTCGGCCACGGCCATCATCGCGGGCCAGACGATCGCCGTCGGCATCTTTCTCACTCCTGCGGGCATGGCCAAGGCGCTGGCCTCGCCCTTCTGGCTGTTGATGGTGTGGCTGGTGATGGGCGTGATGACGCTGTGCGGCGCGCTCTCTTACTCGGTGCTGGCCTGCCGATATCCCGAGACCGGTGGCAGTTTCGTCTACCTGAAGCGCGCGTATGGCGCCCGCGTCGGCTTTCTCTATGGCTGGATGTGCCTGGCGGTGATGGATCCCGGCCTCTGCGCCGCGCTGGCTATGGGACTCGCCAGTTACCTGGCTTACCTGACGCCGCTGTCTGCCTTCGCGCAGAAGATGGTTGCGATCGGCACCGTGCTCGCCATCGCCGGTCTCAACGTGATCGGTACGCGCGTGAGCGCGGCGTTGCTCAACGCCGTCACCTGGGTGAAGATCGCCATACTCCTCTTGCTTCCGTTGTGGGCGTTCGTGACGCACGCGGGGGACATCAACAATTTCCTGCCCTTCATCGCCCAGCGCGCGGGTGGCGCCCCGCTTGCCGGCGCCCTCGCCGGCGCGCTCATCGGCGCGTTTTTCTCTTTCGGCGGATGGTGGGAGGTGAGCCGCGTCGCCGGCGAGGTGCGCGACCCCGGCAAGACGCTTCCCAAAGCTCTGCTCGGGGGCGTGCTGCTCGTGCTCACGATCTACATCGCCATCAGCGCGGTGTTCATCTACCTGGTCCCAATCGGCGCGGTGGGAGATGGGCAGGCATTCGTGGCGCAAATGGGCACGAAGCTTTTCGGAGTACGAGGCGGCAAATTGCTGGCCGCGATCGTGGCGCTCTCCATCGTGAGCAGCCTGGCCGCCTTCATGATGGCGGTGCCGCGCGTGTATTTCGCGATGGCGAAAGAGGGTGGATTCGTACCGCAGATCGCCGAGGTGTCGCCGCGCTTTGGGACGCCGGCCCGAGCCATCGCGCTGCAAGCCGCGTTGGCGTCGGTGCTGATCCTGGCGGGGAATTTCGAGCAGATCATCGCCTACTTCATCTTCACCGCCGTGCTCTTCCTGGGACTCACGGTCACCACGGTCTTCGGTCTGCACCGGCGCGGCGAGCTAGTGAAAGGGTTTGCGCAGCCTTACGCGGCCGCCGGATTCACCGCGTTCGTAGTCTTGTTGCTCGTGCTGCTGGCCGCGGGCCGCCCACGAGAGAGCCTCGCGGGGCTGGTAGTCACCGCGGTGGGTGCGTTGCTATTTCGGGCGCGACCGGCGGTAGCTCCGGTGGCTCCGGTCAAGTAG
- a CDS encoding carboxymuconolactone decarboxylase family protein, producing MPDVRKPADLKIPVVEDEKATGLVAEVYQEWKQRTGRSAMPGILKCFSARPDFLRQVIAFSDNVHFSEGHLSRRHKEMIATYVSALNHCPY from the coding sequence ATGCCGGACGTGAGAAAACCCGCTGACCTGAAGATTCCCGTCGTCGAAGACGAAAAAGCCACGGGATTGGTGGCTGAGGTCTACCAGGAATGGAAGCAGCGGACGGGCCGCTCCGCCATGCCCGGAATACTGAAATGCTTCAGTGCCCGGCCAGACTTCCTGCGGCAGGTCATCGCTTTCTCAGACAACGTCCATTTTTCTGAAGGCCATCTCTCCCGCCGTCACAAAGAGATGATCGCCACCTATGTTTCCGCCTTGAACCATTGTCCGTATTGA
- a CDS encoding PIG-L family deacetylase: MTVSHRLFAGGALLLLSLLPLAASAQKIPAQHQPHQKTLLAVFAHPDDETIVSPVLAAYARQGVKVYLVVATDGRMGIMPHAGIPAGDQLAKVRAGEVQCAAKELGIEPPILIGLPDAGLAAIKPAVAYPGEPLDKLAKELRRIVDELDPQVIISWGPEGAYGHPDHRLVGDVVMQLFLEGGMRMKGRHFYWIGFPPERVASAPLWYGFKMYGTDPALLTAKVAFTPQDLATARKDIGCHKSQATTAMMNESFNTLSQLWKGGVQFYEWRGGNKNSGKTNGVKKTSDLFY; the protein is encoded by the coding sequence GTGACGGTCAGTCATCGGTTATTTGCGGGCGGCGCACTGCTCTTGCTCTCGTTGCTGCCTCTGGCAGCAAGCGCGCAAAAAATCCCAGCGCAGCACCAGCCGCACCAGAAGACACTGCTTGCAGTCTTCGCGCACCCGGATGACGAGACCATCGTCTCGCCGGTCCTGGCGGCGTACGCCAGACAAGGAGTGAAGGTATACCTGGTGGTCGCGACCGACGGACGCATGGGCATAATGCCGCACGCCGGCATTCCCGCCGGCGATCAGTTGGCCAAAGTCCGCGCCGGTGAGGTGCAGTGCGCGGCGAAAGAGCTTGGCATCGAGCCCCCCATCCTTATCGGCTTACCCGATGCCGGTCTTGCCGCCATCAAGCCCGCAGTGGCGTATCCCGGAGAGCCGCTCGACAAGCTCGCCAAGGAACTGCGCCGCATCGTGGACGAACTCGATCCACAGGTCATCATCTCCTGGGGGCCGGAGGGCGCTTATGGACATCCTGACCACCGGCTCGTCGGCGACGTCGTGATGCAACTGTTCCTGGAGGGTGGCATGCGGATGAAGGGCCGCCACTTCTACTGGATCGGGTTTCCTCCCGAGCGCGTTGCGAGTGCGCCGCTTTGGTACGGCTTCAAGATGTACGGCACCGACCCCGCGCTCCTGACGGCGAAGGTCGCGTTCACGCCTCAGGACCTCGCGACCGCGCGCAAAGATATCGGCTGCCATAAATCCCAAGCCACCACCGCGATGATGAACGAGAGTTTCAACACCCTTTCGCAATTATGGAAGGGCGGAGTGCAGTTCTATGAATGGCGCGGCGGGAACAAGAACAGCGGGAAGACGAACGGCGTGAAGAAGACGAGCGACCTTTTCTACTGA
- a CDS encoding LacI family transcriptional regulator, with protein sequence MRTSSRSGRNVTIRDVAKESKVSATTVSIVLNDSPLARYIPAVTKTRIHKVAKKLGYRPNLFARSLRSNRSNTVGLMVFDITDPYCTLILRGVQSALYSASYTPILSDVQNERARFERYLEMLLARRIEGLIVLANWLFMDITLLADLENDKVPCVVIGRELDHGAVSSVIVDNELGGFLALEHLYALGHRKVAFIRGPKALGDSSARWRGARKFAQLRGLDINPKLTFELPDSRDPWSGFEAAYKLTLDLTKHKRWFSAVMAFDDMSALGVMRALAHAGISVPSECSVIGFDDIAPAALCTPPLTTIRQPMEVMGALAVGIMLENLQAIPREFAAVHRKVAPELVVRESTAPLGPRSEEV encoded by the coding sequence GTGCGGACGTCATCGCGTAGCGGGCGCAACGTAACCATCCGTGATGTAGCCAAGGAGAGCAAAGTGTCGGCCACCACCGTGTCGATCGTGCTGAACGACAGCCCGCTGGCGCGCTACATCCCGGCAGTCACCAAGACGCGCATCCACAAGGTCGCGAAGAAACTGGGTTACCGGCCGAACTTATTCGCGCGTTCCCTGCGCAGCAACCGCAGCAATACCGTCGGCCTGATGGTGTTTGACATCACCGACCCGTACTGCACGCTCATCCTGCGCGGGGTGCAGAGCGCGCTCTATTCGGCCTCGTACACGCCCATCCTTTCGGACGTGCAAAACGAGCGCGCCCGCTTCGAGCGTTACTTGGAGATGCTGCTCGCGCGCCGCATCGAAGGCCTCATCGTGCTGGCCAACTGGCTTTTCATGGACATCACGCTGCTCGCCGATCTGGAAAACGATAAGGTCCCCTGCGTCGTCATCGGACGCGAGCTCGACCACGGCGCGGTCAGTTCCGTGATCGTCGACAACGAACTGGGTGGCTTCCTGGCGCTCGAGCACCTCTATGCCCTCGGGCACCGCAAGGTAGCGTTCATCCGTGGGCCGAAGGCGCTCGGGGATAGCTCGGCGCGCTGGCGAGGAGCGCGCAAGTTCGCGCAGCTGCGTGGGCTCGACATCAATCCCAAACTCACCTTCGAGCTCCCCGACTCGCGCGATCCCTGGTCGGGATTCGAGGCGGCATACAAGCTCACGCTTGACCTGACCAAGCACAAGCGCTGGTTCTCAGCCGTGATGGCATTCGATGATATGTCGGCGCTCGGAGTGATGCGGGCCTTGGCGCACGCCGGTATCTCCGTGCCGAGCGAATGTTCGGTGATCGGCTTCGACGACATCGCGCCCGCCGCGCTCTGCACCCCGCCGCTGACCACGATCCGGCAGCCGATGGAAGTGATGGGGGCACTGGCTGTCGGCATCATGCTCGAGAACCTGCAAGCCATCCCACGCGAGTTCGCCGCAGTACACCGCAAAGTCGCACCTGAACTGGTGGTGCGAGAGTCAACCGCACCGCTCGGCCCGCGATCGGAGGAAGTATGA
- a CDS encoding APC family permease, whose translation MATPPSTPAEAPRLRRTLGLWDLILYGIIVIQPVAPMSVFGVLSDRGRGHAATAILLAMVAMLFTAISYGRMARAYPSAGSAFTYVGQEIHPVGGFVTGWSMAMDYMLNPMICIIWCSKAAMNFAPAVPYWAWAIFFFALFTLLNLRGVRASARTNNVLAAFMGIVLAIFFIVAARYLLHQPAGSVGSLTRPFYDPETFNLKLVLSGTSIAVLTYIGFDGISTLSEEAKNPRRDILLATVFTCVAIGVLSLVQVYLAELIWPAKQGYPDVDTAFVHVAKRAGGPLLFALINFTLLAANIGSGMGAHLGAARLLYGMGRSNALPKRFFGAVDPKRHIPRNNVIFVGVVALVGAFLITYGLGAEMLNFGALIAFMGVNLAAFMRYYLREKTHTVGNFLPPLLGFAVCFLLWINLSWPAKLWGSVWLVAGLIFAAIKTRGFRGELLNFDIPAEEPRASA comes from the coding sequence GTGGCAACGCCTCCTTCTACGCCCGCCGAAGCGCCCCGTCTGCGGCGAACGCTCGGGCTTTGGGACCTGATCCTCTACGGCATCATCGTGATCCAACCGGTCGCGCCGATGTCTGTATTCGGTGTGCTTTCTGATCGCGGACGCGGCCACGCCGCTACCGCCATCCTGCTGGCGATGGTCGCGATGCTGTTCACCGCGATCAGCTACGGACGCATGGCGCGCGCCTATCCCAGCGCCGGCTCGGCCTTCACTTACGTTGGCCAGGAGATCCATCCCGTCGGCGGCTTCGTCACCGGGTGGAGCATGGCGATGGACTACATGCTCAACCCAATGATCTGCATCATCTGGTGCAGCAAGGCGGCGATGAACTTTGCGCCGGCGGTGCCCTATTGGGCGTGGGCCATCTTCTTCTTCGCACTGTTCACTTTGCTGAACCTCAGAGGCGTGCGCGCCTCGGCACGGACTAATAACGTGCTCGCCGCGTTCATGGGGATCGTGCTGGCGATATTCTTCATCGTCGCCGCACGCTACCTGCTGCATCAGCCGGCAGGCTCGGTGGGCTCGCTCACGCGGCCCTTCTACGACCCGGAGACGTTCAATCTCAAGCTGGTGCTCAGCGGAACGTCGATCGCGGTGCTGACCTACATCGGCTTTGACGGCATCTCCACGCTGTCGGAAGAGGCGAAGAACCCGCGTCGCGACATCTTGCTGGCCACCGTGTTTACCTGTGTCGCTATCGGAGTGCTCTCGCTCGTGCAGGTCTACCTGGCGGAGCTGATCTGGCCGGCGAAGCAAGGCTATCCCGACGTGGATACCGCCTTCGTGCACGTGGCCAAGCGCGCCGGCGGCCCACTGCTATTCGCGCTCATCAACTTCACGCTGTTGGCCGCCAACATCGGTTCCGGCATGGGCGCGCACCTCGGCGCGGCGCGGCTCCTCTACGGGATGGGGCGCAGCAACGCATTACCGAAGCGCTTCTTCGGAGCTGTGGATCCGAAGCGCCACATCCCCCGGAACAACGTGATCTTCGTCGGTGTGGTCGCGTTGGTGGGAGCGTTCCTCATCACTTATGGACTCGGCGCCGAGATGCTGAACTTCGGCGCGCTCATCGCCTTCATGGGCGTGAACCTGGCCGCCTTCATGCGCTACTACCTGCGCGAGAAGACGCACACCGTGGGCAATTTTCTTCCCCCGTTGTTGGGCTTTGCCGTGTGCTTTCTGTTGTGGATCAACTTGAGCTGGCCGGCGAAGCTGTGGGGCAGCGTCTGGCTCGTCGCCGGTCTGATCTTCGCCGCGATCAAGACCCGCGGATTCCGCGGCGAACTGCTGAACTTTGATATTCCGGCGGAGGAACCGCGTGCTTCCGCGTGA
- a CDS encoding polysaccharide deacetylase family protein produces the protein MKKRLLGSAMMFMITAGAACAQMSTPQTTPPQPAPHAASGPSVQERLGYPANSRLLIIHADDFGMSHSVNRATFEALENGWVTSASIMVPCPWFPEVVQWAKRHPDADLGIHMVLNSEWTPYRWGPLSPTSTVPTLLDQHGYFPLLESDVPPKADLAQVEVEIRAQIEKARAEGIKLSHLDTHMTTLTRSPALFEVYRRVGRAYGLPILLERGEGTYRQAGQPLPPEALIDKVVSMDVGVPLKRDAWLDASKRMLQPLGPGVYEFIVHPGYDDPEMQGATFDHPNWGATWRQLDLETVKSKEFRDFLRDEKFIIVRWRDLARALPNAQPAAATGGH, from the coding sequence ATGAAGAAACGTCTGCTAGGTTCCGCAATGATGTTCATGATCACGGCCGGTGCGGCATGCGCCCAGATGTCGACGCCGCAAACTACGCCGCCGCAACCGGCCCCCCATGCCGCGTCCGGACCCAGCGTGCAGGAGCGCCTGGGATATCCCGCCAACTCCAGGCTACTCATCATTCATGCCGACGACTTTGGCATGTCCCACTCGGTGAATCGTGCCACCTTCGAGGCGCTCGAGAACGGCTGGGTGACGTCGGCTTCCATCATGGTTCCCTGCCCGTGGTTCCCCGAAGTAGTGCAGTGGGCAAAGAGACATCCCGACGCCGACCTCGGCATCCACATGGTGCTCAATAGCGAGTGGACGCCGTATCGCTGGGGCCCGCTCTCGCCCACCAGCACCGTGCCCACGCTGCTCGACCAGCACGGATACTTCCCGCTGCTCGAGAGCGATGTGCCGCCCAAGGCTGACCTCGCGCAAGTGGAGGTGGAGATCCGCGCGCAGATCGAGAAGGCCCGCGCCGAGGGGATCAAGCTCTCGCACCTCGATACTCACATGACCACGCTCACCCGGTCGCCGGCCCTGTTCGAGGTCTATCGCAGGGTGGGGCGGGCTTATGGCCTGCCGATCCTGCTGGAGCGTGGCGAGGGAACCTACCGCCAGGCGGGACAGCCATTGCCTCCCGAGGCGTTGATCGACAAGGTCGTCAGCATGGATGTAGGAGTTCCCCTCAAGCGCGACGCATGGCTTGACGCCAGCAAGAGGATGTTGCAGCCGCTCGGCCCTGGCGTCTACGAGTTCATCGTCCACCCCGGCTACGACGATCCGGAGATGCAGGGCGCGACCTTCGATCACCCGAACTGGGGCGCGACCTGGAGACAGCTTGACCTGGAGACGGTGAAGAGCAAGGAATTCCGCGATTTTCTTCGGGACGAAAAATTCATCATCGTGCGCTGGCGCGATCTAGCGCGGGCTCTGCCGAATGCACAGCCGGCGGCGGCGACGGGCGGACACTGA